A DNA window from Calliphora vicina chromosome 1, idCalVici1.1, whole genome shotgun sequence contains the following coding sequences:
- the GATAe gene encoding myb-like protein Q isoform X2, translating into MQILSSMVCESVIHSKMHLKMEPQAQQQQQQDQLQQQQQQQRYQQQQVQQSPEKYHTHLLDKIKTESNGPEHLNHTNVNTVIEKQTSVEQQQQPQQLTTQHHQQQQQQQQQLPPATQQQVQQQQNPTTIIHSQQSQPINAVIQTQNNQSQQQQQQQQQPQQPQHQQHPSQEEYAPLQRTQQRRFITTSGELVHRDSEDPETVGEYQRQHHSPPEYVQMAPRNEEQQPPPGTTVYTYTTNENGQPIICTADATSGTIKLESIDKDQVQNEATQQLQQQQQQQQHQQCPTPNGNYTTESMVVPSSALHHQNPHNLSSSGHAPLPHPTHLLRFEEDNRFGQSLHDNGNGPATLYYETAVVDPNGHPNESKTFTDLGNAQYLNYSSTSSYQLSQNNTIYSVSPAPNQLITKNDPSLNILRQPVQYQSMALFDSVNSSVTEQSIWPTAGVEYSNMGFNYHQQVVEDYPSGNIAAGSWAPTSSITHYEAPPPLADKCEQCNSPLGSKVNGYCPSCYGGPIRQNVRVGPRQTKPKASAAAANNRRTGVTCANCQTNSTTLWRRNNDGNPVCNACGLYYKLHNMNRPLSMKKEGIQKRKRKPKNSGVPPMRPQLPSLPPGGGNLMVHSNGPLYPSQVQTIGLPLNAQPPNTADLQDMTTTAPRTISIGHPDMTLNMSRPHVTSDSHSPYSNSPSQSQSPHLPSTANFKVPKIEVPQTTQSSEIPTSVITRTGLPERASNN; encoded by the exons ATGGAACCACAAgcgcaacaacagcaacaacaagatcaattgcagcagcagcaacaacaacaaaggtATCAACAGCAACAAGTACAACAATCGCCTGAAAAATATCACACACATTTATTGGATAAAATCAAAACGGAAAGTAATGGTCCGGAGCATTTAAATCATACAAATGTTAATACGGTAATAGAAAAACAAACGTCAGttgaacaacagcagcagccacAGCAATTAACCACTCAgcatcatcaacaacaacagcagcagcaacagcagttACCACCAGCAACtcaacaacaagtacaacagcaacaaaatccCACCACCATCATACATTCCCAACAATCCCAACCCATTAATGCTGTAATACAAACACAAAACAATCagtcacaacaacaacagcagcaacaacaacaacctcaACAACCCCAACATCAACAGCATCCCAGTCAGGAAGAATATGCACCCTTACAAAGGACCCAACAACGCAGATTTATAACAACATCCGGAGAACT AGTACATCGTGATTCCGAAGATCCCGAAACGGTTGGAGAATACCAACGCCAACATCATTCACCGCCCGAGTATGTACAAATGGCTCCACGCAATGAGGAGCAACAGCCACCACCAGGTACCACTGTCTACACATATACGACCAATGAGAATGGTCAACCCATTATATGTACAGCTGATGCCACAAGTGGCACTATTAAACTAGAGTCCATTGATAAAGATCAAGTGCAAAATGAAGCCACACAACAACttcagcaacaacagcagcagcagcaacatcaacaaTGTCCCACCCCTAATGGCAACTATACTACCGAATCAATGGTGGTCCCAAGTTCAGCATTACATCATCAAAATCCCCACAATTTGTCCAGTTCAGGTCACGCACCCCTACCCCACCCCACCCATTTGTTGCGTTTTGAAGAGGACAATCGTTTTGGACAAAGTCTCCACGATAATGGTAATGGTCCCGCCACTCTATACTATGAAACGGCTGTTGTTGATCCCAATGGTCATCCCAATGAATCGAAAACTTTTACAGATTTGGGCAATGCCCAATATTTGAACTATTCGTCCACGTCTTCATATCAGTTGAGTCAAAATAATACCATCTATAGTGTATCACCGGCACCAAATCAATTGATAACCAAAAATGATCCCAGTTTAAATATACTCCGGCAACCAGTGCAATATCAATCAATGGCTTTGTTTGATTCGGTCAATAGCTCGGTGACCGAGCAGAGTATATGGCCTACGGCGGGTGTGGAATATTCCAATATGGGCTTT AATTATCATCAGCAGGTGGTTGAAGATTATCCATCGGGCAATATAGCCGCTGGCTCTTGGGCCCCCACCAGTTCCATAACACACTATGAAGCTCCTCCCCCCTTAGCGGACAAATGTGAACAATGCAATTCTCCTTTGGGCAGTAAAGTGAACGGTTATTGTCCTTCATGTTATGGAGGTCCCATACGTCAAAACGTACGTGTGGGTCCCAGACAAACCAAACCCAAAGCTTCTGCGGCCGCTGCCAATAATAGACGGACTGGTGTAACCTGTGCCAACTGTCAAACGAATTCGACGACTTTGTGGCGCCGTAACAATGACGGTAATCCCGTTTGCAATGCCTGTGGCCTGTACTACAAACTACACAACATGAATCGTCCGCTTTCCATGAAAAAAGAAGGCATACAAAAACGTAAACGTAAACCAAAGAACAGTGGGGTTCCACCCATGAGACCTCAATTACCCA GTCTACCACCAGGTGGCGGCAACTTAATGGTGCACTCCAATGGTCCTTTGTATCCCTCACAAGTTCAAACTATAGGCCTACCCTTAAATGCTCAACCTCCGAATACAGCTGACTTGCAAGACATGACTACAACAGCACCTCGAACGATATCTATTGGTCATCCTGATATGACTTTGAATATGTCACGGCCCCATGTGACTTCGGATAGTCATTCTCCATATAGCAATTCGCCATCGCAGAGTCAGTCACCTCATCTACCAAGTACAGCGAATTTTAA AGTGCCAAAAATTGAAGTGCCGCAAACAACACAGAGCAGTGAAATACCCACCAGTGTTATAACACGTACTGGTCTACCAGAACGTGCATCGAATAATTAA
- the GATAe gene encoding myb-like protein Q isoform X3 has translation MQILSSMVCESVIHSKMHLKMEPQAQQQQQQDQLQQQQQQQRYQQQQVQQSPEKYHTHLLDKIKTESNGPEHLNHTNVNTVIEKQTSVEQQQQPQQLTTQHHQQQQQQQQQLPPATQQQVQQQQNPTTIIHSQQSQPINAVIQTQNNQSQQQQQQQQQPQQPQHQQHPSQEEYAPLQRTQQRRFITTSGELVHRDSEDPETVGEYQRQHHSPPEYVQMAPRNEEQQPPPGTTVYTYTTNENGQPIICTADATSGTIKLESIDKDQVQNEATQQLQQQQQQQQHQQCPTPNGNYTTESMVVPSSALHHQNPHNLSSSGHAPLPHPTHLLRFEEDNRFGQSLHDNGNGPATLYYETAVVDPNGHPNESKTFTDLGNAQYLNYSSTSSYQLSQNNTIYSVSPAPNQLITKNDPSLNILRQPVQYQSMALFDSVNSSVTEQSIWPTAGVEYSNMGFQVVEDYPSGNIAAGSWAPTSSITHYEAPPPLADKCEQCNSPLGSKVNGYCPSCYGGPIRQNVRVGPRQTKPKASAAAANNRRTGVTCANCQTNSTTLWRRNNDGNPVCNACGLYYKLHNMNRPLSMKKEGIQKRKRKPKNSGVPPMRPQLPSFLGLPPGGGNLMVHSNGPLYPSQVQTIGLPLNAQPPNTADLQDMTTTAPRTISIGHPDMTLNMSRPHVTSDSHSPYSNSPSQSQSPHLPSTANFKVPKIEVPQTTQSSEIPTSVITRTGLPERASNN, from the exons ATGGAACCACAAgcgcaacaacagcaacaacaagatcaattgcagcagcagcaacaacaacaaaggtATCAACAGCAACAAGTACAACAATCGCCTGAAAAATATCACACACATTTATTGGATAAAATCAAAACGGAAAGTAATGGTCCGGAGCATTTAAATCATACAAATGTTAATACGGTAATAGAAAAACAAACGTCAGttgaacaacagcagcagccacAGCAATTAACCACTCAgcatcatcaacaacaacagcagcagcaacagcagttACCACCAGCAACtcaacaacaagtacaacagcaacaaaatccCACCACCATCATACATTCCCAACAATCCCAACCCATTAATGCTGTAATACAAACACAAAACAATCagtcacaacaacaacagcagcaacaacaacaacctcaACAACCCCAACATCAACAGCATCCCAGTCAGGAAGAATATGCACCCTTACAAAGGACCCAACAACGCAGATTTATAACAACATCCGGAGAACT AGTACATCGTGATTCCGAAGATCCCGAAACGGTTGGAGAATACCAACGCCAACATCATTCACCGCCCGAGTATGTACAAATGGCTCCACGCAATGAGGAGCAACAGCCACCACCAGGTACCACTGTCTACACATATACGACCAATGAGAATGGTCAACCCATTATATGTACAGCTGATGCCACAAGTGGCACTATTAAACTAGAGTCCATTGATAAAGATCAAGTGCAAAATGAAGCCACACAACAACttcagcaacaacagcagcagcagcaacatcaacaaTGTCCCACCCCTAATGGCAACTATACTACCGAATCAATGGTGGTCCCAAGTTCAGCATTACATCATCAAAATCCCCACAATTTGTCCAGTTCAGGTCACGCACCCCTACCCCACCCCACCCATTTGTTGCGTTTTGAAGAGGACAATCGTTTTGGACAAAGTCTCCACGATAATGGTAATGGTCCCGCCACTCTATACTATGAAACGGCTGTTGTTGATCCCAATGGTCATCCCAATGAATCGAAAACTTTTACAGATTTGGGCAATGCCCAATATTTGAACTATTCGTCCACGTCTTCATATCAGTTGAGTCAAAATAATACCATCTATAGTGTATCACCGGCACCAAATCAATTGATAACCAAAAATGATCCCAGTTTAAATATACTCCGGCAACCAGTGCAATATCAATCAATGGCTTTGTTTGATTCGGTCAATAGCTCGGTGACCGAGCAGAGTATATGGCCTACGGCGGGTGTGGAATATTCCAATATGGGCTTT CAGGTGGTTGAAGATTATCCATCGGGCAATATAGCCGCTGGCTCTTGGGCCCCCACCAGTTCCATAACACACTATGAAGCTCCTCCCCCCTTAGCGGACAAATGTGAACAATGCAATTCTCCTTTGGGCAGTAAAGTGAACGGTTATTGTCCTTCATGTTATGGAGGTCCCATACGTCAAAACGTACGTGTGGGTCCCAGACAAACCAAACCCAAAGCTTCTGCGGCCGCTGCCAATAATAGACGGACTGGTGTAACCTGTGCCAACTGTCAAACGAATTCGACGACTTTGTGGCGCCGTAACAATGACGGTAATCCCGTTTGCAATGCCTGTGGCCTGTACTACAAACTACACAACATGAATCGTCCGCTTTCCATGAAAAAAGAAGGCATACAAAAACGTAAACGTAAACCAAAGAACAGTGGGGTTCCACCCATGAGACCTCAATTACCCA GTTTTCTAGGTCTACCACCAGGTGGCGGCAACTTAATGGTGCACTCCAATGGTCCTTTGTATCCCTCACAAGTTCAAACTATAGGCCTACCCTTAAATGCTCAACCTCCGAATACAGCTGACTTGCAAGACATGACTACAACAGCACCTCGAACGATATCTATTGGTCATCCTGATATGACTTTGAATATGTCACGGCCCCATGTGACTTCGGATAGTCATTCTCCATATAGCAATTCGCCATCGCAGAGTCAGTCACCTCATCTACCAAGTACAGCGAATTTTAA AGTGCCAAAAATTGAAGTGCCGCAAACAACACAGAGCAGTGAAATACCCACCAGTGTTATAACACGTACTGGTCTACCAGAACGTGCATCGAATAATTAA
- the GATAe gene encoding myb-like protein Q isoform X1, translated as MQILSSMVCESVIHSKMHLKMEPQAQQQQQQDQLQQQQQQQRYQQQQVQQSPEKYHTHLLDKIKTESNGPEHLNHTNVNTVIEKQTSVEQQQQPQQLTTQHHQQQQQQQQQLPPATQQQVQQQQNPTTIIHSQQSQPINAVIQTQNNQSQQQQQQQQQPQQPQHQQHPSQEEYAPLQRTQQRRFITTSGELVHRDSEDPETVGEYQRQHHSPPEYVQMAPRNEEQQPPPGTTVYTYTTNENGQPIICTADATSGTIKLESIDKDQVQNEATQQLQQQQQQQQHQQCPTPNGNYTTESMVVPSSALHHQNPHNLSSSGHAPLPHPTHLLRFEEDNRFGQSLHDNGNGPATLYYETAVVDPNGHPNESKTFTDLGNAQYLNYSSTSSYQLSQNNTIYSVSPAPNQLITKNDPSLNILRQPVQYQSMALFDSVNSSVTEQSIWPTAGVEYSNMGFNYHQQVVEDYPSGNIAAGSWAPTSSITHYEAPPPLADKCEQCNSPLGSKVNGYCPSCYGGPIRQNVRVGPRQTKPKASAAAANNRRTGVTCANCQTNSTTLWRRNNDGNPVCNACGLYYKLHNMNRPLSMKKEGIQKRKRKPKNSGVPPMRPQLPSFLGLPPGGGNLMVHSNGPLYPSQVQTIGLPLNAQPPNTADLQDMTTTAPRTISIGHPDMTLNMSRPHVTSDSHSPYSNSPSQSQSPHLPSTANFKVPKIEVPQTTQSSEIPTSVITRTGLPERASNN; from the exons ATGGAACCACAAgcgcaacaacagcaacaacaagatcaattgcagcagcagcaacaacaacaaaggtATCAACAGCAACAAGTACAACAATCGCCTGAAAAATATCACACACATTTATTGGATAAAATCAAAACGGAAAGTAATGGTCCGGAGCATTTAAATCATACAAATGTTAATACGGTAATAGAAAAACAAACGTCAGttgaacaacagcagcagccacAGCAATTAACCACTCAgcatcatcaacaacaacagcagcagcaacagcagttACCACCAGCAACtcaacaacaagtacaacagcaacaaaatccCACCACCATCATACATTCCCAACAATCCCAACCCATTAATGCTGTAATACAAACACAAAACAATCagtcacaacaacaacagcagcaacaacaacaacctcaACAACCCCAACATCAACAGCATCCCAGTCAGGAAGAATATGCACCCTTACAAAGGACCCAACAACGCAGATTTATAACAACATCCGGAGAACT AGTACATCGTGATTCCGAAGATCCCGAAACGGTTGGAGAATACCAACGCCAACATCATTCACCGCCCGAGTATGTACAAATGGCTCCACGCAATGAGGAGCAACAGCCACCACCAGGTACCACTGTCTACACATATACGACCAATGAGAATGGTCAACCCATTATATGTACAGCTGATGCCACAAGTGGCACTATTAAACTAGAGTCCATTGATAAAGATCAAGTGCAAAATGAAGCCACACAACAACttcagcaacaacagcagcagcagcaacatcaacaaTGTCCCACCCCTAATGGCAACTATACTACCGAATCAATGGTGGTCCCAAGTTCAGCATTACATCATCAAAATCCCCACAATTTGTCCAGTTCAGGTCACGCACCCCTACCCCACCCCACCCATTTGTTGCGTTTTGAAGAGGACAATCGTTTTGGACAAAGTCTCCACGATAATGGTAATGGTCCCGCCACTCTATACTATGAAACGGCTGTTGTTGATCCCAATGGTCATCCCAATGAATCGAAAACTTTTACAGATTTGGGCAATGCCCAATATTTGAACTATTCGTCCACGTCTTCATATCAGTTGAGTCAAAATAATACCATCTATAGTGTATCACCGGCACCAAATCAATTGATAACCAAAAATGATCCCAGTTTAAATATACTCCGGCAACCAGTGCAATATCAATCAATGGCTTTGTTTGATTCGGTCAATAGCTCGGTGACCGAGCAGAGTATATGGCCTACGGCGGGTGTGGAATATTCCAATATGGGCTTT AATTATCATCAGCAGGTGGTTGAAGATTATCCATCGGGCAATATAGCCGCTGGCTCTTGGGCCCCCACCAGTTCCATAACACACTATGAAGCTCCTCCCCCCTTAGCGGACAAATGTGAACAATGCAATTCTCCTTTGGGCAGTAAAGTGAACGGTTATTGTCCTTCATGTTATGGAGGTCCCATACGTCAAAACGTACGTGTGGGTCCCAGACAAACCAAACCCAAAGCTTCTGCGGCCGCTGCCAATAATAGACGGACTGGTGTAACCTGTGCCAACTGTCAAACGAATTCGACGACTTTGTGGCGCCGTAACAATGACGGTAATCCCGTTTGCAATGCCTGTGGCCTGTACTACAAACTACACAACATGAATCGTCCGCTTTCCATGAAAAAAGAAGGCATACAAAAACGTAAACGTAAACCAAAGAACAGTGGGGTTCCACCCATGAGACCTCAATTACCCA GTTTTCTAGGTCTACCACCAGGTGGCGGCAACTTAATGGTGCACTCCAATGGTCCTTTGTATCCCTCACAAGTTCAAACTATAGGCCTACCCTTAAATGCTCAACCTCCGAATACAGCTGACTTGCAAGACATGACTACAACAGCACCTCGAACGATATCTATTGGTCATCCTGATATGACTTTGAATATGTCACGGCCCCATGTGACTTCGGATAGTCATTCTCCATATAGCAATTCGCCATCGCAGAGTCAGTCACCTCATCTACCAAGTACAGCGAATTTTAA AGTGCCAAAAATTGAAGTGCCGCAAACAACACAGAGCAGTGAAATACCCACCAGTGTTATAACACGTACTGGTCTACCAGAACGTGCATCGAATAATTAA
- the GATAe gene encoding myb-like protein Q isoform X4 — MQILSSMVCESVIHSKMHLKMEPQAQQQQQQDQLQQQQQQQRYQQQQVQQSPEKYHTHLLDKIKTESNGPEHLNHTNVNTVIEKQTSVEQQQQPQQLTTQHHQQQQQQQQQLPPATQQQVQQQQNPTTIIHSQQSQPINAVIQTQNNQSQQQQQQQQQPQQPQHQQHPSQEEYAPLQRTQQRRFITTSGELVHRDSEDPETVGEYQRQHHSPPEYVQMAPRNEEQQPPPGTTVYTYTTNENGQPIICTADATSGTIKLESIDKDQVQNEATQQLQQQQQQQQHQQCPTPNGNYTTESMVVPSSALHHQNPHNLSSSGHAPLPHPTHLLRFEEDNRFGQSLHDNGNGPATLYYETAVVDPNGHPNESKTFTDLGNAQYLNYSSTSSYQLSQNNTIYSVSPAPNQLITKNDPSLNILRQPVQYQSMALFDSVNSSVTEQSIWPTAGVEYSNMGFVVEDYPSGNIAAGSWAPTSSITHYEAPPPLADKCEQCNSPLGSKVNGYCPSCYGGPIRQNVRVGPRQTKPKASAAAANNRRTGVTCANCQTNSTTLWRRNNDGNPVCNACGLYYKLHNMNRPLSMKKEGIQKRKRKPKNSGVPPMRPQLPSFLGLPPGGGNLMVHSNGPLYPSQVQTIGLPLNAQPPNTADLQDMTTTAPRTISIGHPDMTLNMSRPHVTSDSHSPYSNSPSQSQSPHLPSTANFKVPKIEVPQTTQSSEIPTSVITRTGLPERASNN, encoded by the exons ATGGAACCACAAgcgcaacaacagcaacaacaagatcaattgcagcagcagcaacaacaacaaaggtATCAACAGCAACAAGTACAACAATCGCCTGAAAAATATCACACACATTTATTGGATAAAATCAAAACGGAAAGTAATGGTCCGGAGCATTTAAATCATACAAATGTTAATACGGTAATAGAAAAACAAACGTCAGttgaacaacagcagcagccacAGCAATTAACCACTCAgcatcatcaacaacaacagcagcagcaacagcagttACCACCAGCAACtcaacaacaagtacaacagcaacaaaatccCACCACCATCATACATTCCCAACAATCCCAACCCATTAATGCTGTAATACAAACACAAAACAATCagtcacaacaacaacagcagcaacaacaacaacctcaACAACCCCAACATCAACAGCATCCCAGTCAGGAAGAATATGCACCCTTACAAAGGACCCAACAACGCAGATTTATAACAACATCCGGAGAACT AGTACATCGTGATTCCGAAGATCCCGAAACGGTTGGAGAATACCAACGCCAACATCATTCACCGCCCGAGTATGTACAAATGGCTCCACGCAATGAGGAGCAACAGCCACCACCAGGTACCACTGTCTACACATATACGACCAATGAGAATGGTCAACCCATTATATGTACAGCTGATGCCACAAGTGGCACTATTAAACTAGAGTCCATTGATAAAGATCAAGTGCAAAATGAAGCCACACAACAACttcagcaacaacagcagcagcagcaacatcaacaaTGTCCCACCCCTAATGGCAACTATACTACCGAATCAATGGTGGTCCCAAGTTCAGCATTACATCATCAAAATCCCCACAATTTGTCCAGTTCAGGTCACGCACCCCTACCCCACCCCACCCATTTGTTGCGTTTTGAAGAGGACAATCGTTTTGGACAAAGTCTCCACGATAATGGTAATGGTCCCGCCACTCTATACTATGAAACGGCTGTTGTTGATCCCAATGGTCATCCCAATGAATCGAAAACTTTTACAGATTTGGGCAATGCCCAATATTTGAACTATTCGTCCACGTCTTCATATCAGTTGAGTCAAAATAATACCATCTATAGTGTATCACCGGCACCAAATCAATTGATAACCAAAAATGATCCCAGTTTAAATATACTCCGGCAACCAGTGCAATATCAATCAATGGCTTTGTTTGATTCGGTCAATAGCTCGGTGACCGAGCAGAGTATATGGCCTACGGCGGGTGTGGAATATTCCAATATGGGCTTT GTGGTTGAAGATTATCCATCGGGCAATATAGCCGCTGGCTCTTGGGCCCCCACCAGTTCCATAACACACTATGAAGCTCCTCCCCCCTTAGCGGACAAATGTGAACAATGCAATTCTCCTTTGGGCAGTAAAGTGAACGGTTATTGTCCTTCATGTTATGGAGGTCCCATACGTCAAAACGTACGTGTGGGTCCCAGACAAACCAAACCCAAAGCTTCTGCGGCCGCTGCCAATAATAGACGGACTGGTGTAACCTGTGCCAACTGTCAAACGAATTCGACGACTTTGTGGCGCCGTAACAATGACGGTAATCCCGTTTGCAATGCCTGTGGCCTGTACTACAAACTACACAACATGAATCGTCCGCTTTCCATGAAAAAAGAAGGCATACAAAAACGTAAACGTAAACCAAAGAACAGTGGGGTTCCACCCATGAGACCTCAATTACCCA GTTTTCTAGGTCTACCACCAGGTGGCGGCAACTTAATGGTGCACTCCAATGGTCCTTTGTATCCCTCACAAGTTCAAACTATAGGCCTACCCTTAAATGCTCAACCTCCGAATACAGCTGACTTGCAAGACATGACTACAACAGCACCTCGAACGATATCTATTGGTCATCCTGATATGACTTTGAATATGTCACGGCCCCATGTGACTTCGGATAGTCATTCTCCATATAGCAATTCGCCATCGCAGAGTCAGTCACCTCATCTACCAAGTACAGCGAATTTTAA AGTGCCAAAAATTGAAGTGCCGCAAACAACACAGAGCAGTGAAATACCCACCAGTGTTATAACACGTACTGGTCTACCAGAACGTGCATCGAATAATTAA